One stretch of Pradoshia sp. D12 DNA includes these proteins:
- a CDS encoding SGNH/GDSL hydrolase family protein, with the protein MKYVTIFFLTIFTVLVIVFGQSYWSNQIEQTVAMENEKKQAEPKKEENPSSQFEIVENEELKSALEKGVSNHKKANILIAGSKALGDQDSGLGKTISQEIKDEFEDSVKVSYIEFAGTSTELIEEGLISDYQETKPDVLILETLTLADNGNVEVEDNHDNISTIIEELQSINEDLYVILMPTHPIPNATIYPKQVDALKEYAAENDYTYIDHWEAWPDYTNEAELMEYLNEDKSAPNEKGIEIWSKEVLKLFGI; encoded by the coding sequence ATGAAATATGTCACAATATTTTTCCTTACAATATTCACCGTTCTTGTTATAGTTTTTGGACAGTCATACTGGAGTAATCAAATTGAACAAACTGTTGCTATGGAGAATGAAAAGAAGCAAGCTGAACCCAAAAAAGAAGAGAATCCCTCCTCTCAATTTGAAATTGTAGAAAATGAGGAACTTAAGAGCGCCCTTGAAAAAGGGGTTAGCAACCATAAAAAAGCTAACATCTTGATTGCCGGCTCCAAAGCATTAGGAGATCAGGATAGCGGTTTAGGAAAAACAATTAGCCAGGAAATAAAGGATGAATTTGAAGATAGCGTAAAGGTATCTTACATAGAGTTTGCCGGCACCTCCACCGAATTAATAGAAGAAGGCTTAATCAGTGATTATCAAGAAACGAAGCCAGATGTTCTTATTCTTGAAACTCTGACCCTGGCTGATAATGGCAATGTTGAAGTGGAGGATAATCACGATAATATTTCTACTATCATTGAAGAATTACAATCGATCAATGAGGATCTTTACGTGATTCTTATGCCTACTCATCCTATCCCAAATGCCACTATCTATCCGAAACAAGTGGACGCATTAAAGGAATATGCGGCAGAAAATGATTATACATACATAGATCACTGGGAAGCTTGGCCTGATTATACGAATGAAGCCGAGTTGATGGAATATTTGAATGAGGATAAGAGCGCTCCAAATGAAAAAGGGATAGAGATTTGGAGTAAAGAGGTCTTGAAGTTATTTGGAATATAA
- a CDS encoding DUF6944 family repetitive protein, giving the protein MPNQLKEIVGAWLTAIGAIVVAIGSTPNTGLPNKIQRELNLVGNALEAVGAGLAADGQDNKSSLEYAGNVISSIGALEVITGIAVDFPEPTNTNIAIQGNLLQALGSGVSAADELGDQTTLGETEILIGNILQTIGSVIQAFGVKIQVNDQQEGQFYVALGSWIQAVGAVLSAIVQQLEEAHENKPGINE; this is encoded by the coding sequence GTGCCAAATCAATTGAAAGAAATAGTTGGAGCCTGGCTGACGGCTATCGGAGCCATTGTTGTAGCCATCGGCTCTACTCCAAACACTGGATTACCAAACAAAATACAAAGAGAACTTAATTTAGTCGGGAATGCTCTGGAAGCAGTCGGTGCCGGCTTAGCCGCAGACGGACAAGATAATAAATCCTCACTTGAATATGCAGGGAATGTTATATCTAGTATCGGAGCCTTGGAAGTCATTACTGGAATTGCTGTTGATTTCCCTGAACCTACCAATACGAATATTGCGATTCAGGGTAATTTATTACAGGCATTAGGCAGCGGAGTCAGTGCAGCTGATGAATTAGGCGATCAAACCACTTTAGGAGAAACAGAAATCTTAATAGGTAATATTCTCCAAACCATTGGCAGTGTCATCCAAGCATTCGGCGTTAAAATTCAAGTTAATGACCAGCAGGAGGGACAATTCTATGTTGCATTGGGAAGCTGGATTCAAGCCGTTGGCGCTGTTCTATCCGCCATCGTTCAACAACTCGAGGAAGCTCATGAAAATAAACCAGGTATTAACGAATAA
- a CDS encoding SH3 domain-containing protein: MKELLGKYFIKAASLLILLSFIITLLPEKADAASFTSKVNADVLNVRSKATTKSSVIGKIKKGKVVTVQSEQNNWSKITYDKKTGWVMSKYLTYSNWTGYAKVNNLSIKKTASSSAKSLATIKIGTAVSVKGRMGSWVNVYYSSKKVTGWVSISSLTKSNPANGTANLGTYYVTATSLNVRATASTKAKVITTVKKDAALTLQQKIGSWGKAKTSNGKVGWVSLSYLSTKKPVANLGTYYVTASSLSVREKASTKSKIITTVKKNAAVTLQQKSGSWGKVETSNGKIGWVSLTYISTKKTVANLGTYYVTATSLNVREKANTKAKVITTVKKNATVTLQQKSGTWGEVKTSNGKVGWVSLSYLSTKKPAANLGTYYVTASNLNVRQKADTSSKVITTVKKNAALTLQQKSGTWGKVKTSNGEIGWVAMKHISTKKPVNTKTPQPVSNKTEYLVTNTNTSLYKNADSKSTVLASVAKNSSVMKLNTNGSFTQVKLASGQIGWITSKTLIVSKSVQGKVIVIDPGHGGSDTGAIGVKLKTKEKTINLSTANYLATILENAGATVIMTRSNDTFISLANRAAISNSKKADAFVSIHYNATPAASASGIETFYYQNSSLASAIHGELIKATGLKDRKVKQGNFQVIKSNKQPATLLELGFLTNAAEEKTISQSSYHKKAAQGILNGLNVYFKNK; encoded by the coding sequence GTGAAAGAACTTTTGGGAAAATATTTTATTAAAGCTGCCAGTTTGCTGATTTTGCTATCATTTATCATTACTCTGTTACCAGAGAAAGCAGATGCCGCTAGCTTTACATCTAAAGTCAACGCTGATGTCCTAAATGTCCGCTCCAAGGCAACTACCAAATCCTCTGTCATCGGAAAAATCAAAAAAGGGAAAGTGGTCACAGTTCAATCTGAGCAAAATAACTGGAGCAAAATTACATACGATAAGAAGACCGGTTGGGTAATGAGCAAATATCTTACATATTCCAATTGGACAGGATATGCAAAAGTAAATAACCTGTCTATTAAGAAAACGGCCTCTTCCTCTGCCAAATCTCTTGCGACTATTAAGATAGGGACAGCCGTTTCAGTAAAAGGTCGAATGGGAAGCTGGGTTAACGTCTATTATTCCAGTAAAAAGGTGACTGGTTGGGTATCTATTTCAAGTCTAACAAAGTCAAATCCTGCGAATGGTACAGCAAACCTCGGAACCTATTATGTCACAGCTACTAGCCTGAATGTACGTGCAACAGCGAGCACAAAAGCAAAGGTCATCACAACTGTGAAGAAAGACGCTGCCCTTACGCTTCAGCAAAAAATTGGTTCTTGGGGGAAAGCAAAAACCTCTAATGGTAAAGTTGGCTGGGTGAGTCTCTCTTATCTATCTACTAAAAAACCGGTTGCGAATCTTGGTACCTATTATGTTACGGCTAGTAGCCTATCTGTTCGCGAAAAAGCCAGCACCAAATCCAAGATCATCACTACTGTAAAGAAAAATGCTGCCGTAACTCTTCAACAGAAGAGTGGTTCCTGGGGGAAAGTAGAAACCTCTAACGGTAAAATTGGGTGGGTATCCCTGACTTATATTTCTACTAAAAAAACGGTCGCGAATCTCGGAACCTATTATGTTACAGCCACTAGCTTGAATGTTCGTGAGAAAGCCAACACTAAAGCAAAGGTCATTACAACAGTAAAGAAAAACGCTACGGTTACTCTTCAGCAGAAAAGTGGTACCTGGGGGGAAGTGAAGACTTCAAACGGTAAAGTTGGCTGGGTGAGTCTCTCTTATCTATCTACTAAAAAACCTGCTGCGAATCTTGGTACCTATTATGTAACAGCTAGCAATTTGAATGTACGTCAGAAGGCGGATACTTCATCCAAAGTCATCACGACTGTGAAGAAAAATGCCGCCCTTACTCTTCAGCAAAAAAGCGGTACCTGGGGAAAGGTGAAAACCTCTAACGGCGAAATTGGCTGGGTTGCTATGAAACATATTTCAACTAAAAAACCGGTCAATACGAAAACACCACAGCCGGTATCAAATAAAACAGAGTATCTGGTTACCAACACCAACACTTCTTTGTATAAAAATGCTGACTCAAAATCTACCGTATTGGCTTCAGTTGCTAAAAACTCTAGTGTGATGAAACTGAATACAAACGGTAGCTTTACACAGGTTAAACTGGCATCCGGCCAGATTGGATGGATTACCAGCAAAACACTAATCGTTTCCAAAAGTGTGCAAGGAAAAGTTATTGTGATTGACCCTGGACATGGCGGGTCTGATACAGGAGCTATAGGGGTAAAGTTAAAAACAAAGGAAAAGACTATTAATTTAAGTACTGCCAATTATTTAGCGACGATACTGGAAAATGCTGGAGCCACTGTTATTATGACACGCAGCAATGATACCTTTATTTCATTAGCCAACAGAGCAGCAATCAGTAACTCAAAAAAAGCCGATGCGTTTGTCAGCATTCATTACAATGCAACTCCAGCCGCATCAGCATCTGGAATTGAGACTTTTTACTATCAAAATAGTAGTTTGGCAAGTGCTATACACGGTGAATTGATTAAAGCAACAGGGTTGAAAGATAGGAAAGTTAAACAAGGTAATTTTCAAGTCATAAAGAGTAATAAACAACCAGCTACCTTGCTAGAACTTGGATTTCTTACAAATGCAGCCGAAGAAAAAACCATTTCCCAATCCAGCTATCACAAGAAAGCAGCACAGGGTATTTTAAATGGCTTAAATGTATATTTCAAAAATAAATAA
- a CDS encoding YveK family protein produces MEETISLKDLFETLKKRAWFIIMITVLAVLISGVTSFFILTPIYQSSTQLLVNQAKGEETAYNYNEVQTNLQLIETYNVIMKSPAILDKVIEKLNLDLSAGELTNKITVASEQNSQVVNVSVTDEDPHMAAKIANTTAEIFKEEIVDIMNVDNVSILAKATVSENASPIKPQPLLNIAIAMVVGLMIGVGIAFLMDYLDNTIKTEQDIERILDLPIIGVIGVIETSNTQMESRARAKRSGRGEQHGA; encoded by the coding sequence ATGGAAGAAACTATCAGCTTGAAGGATTTATTTGAAACCTTAAAAAAACGTGCATGGTTCATCATCATGATTACCGTTTTGGCAGTTTTGATTAGCGGAGTAACAAGCTTTTTTATTTTAACTCCAATCTATCAATCTTCCACACAGCTGCTTGTCAATCAAGCGAAGGGTGAAGAAACTGCTTATAACTACAATGAGGTTCAAACGAATCTACAACTCATCGAAACATACAACGTCATTATGAAGAGTCCAGCCATATTAGATAAAGTCATTGAGAAATTAAATTTGGATTTATCAGCGGGTGAACTGACTAATAAAATCACCGTTGCCAGTGAACAAAATTCTCAGGTAGTGAATGTTTCCGTTACAGACGAGGATCCGCACATGGCGGCGAAAATAGCTAATACAACAGCGGAGATTTTCAAAGAAGAGATTGTCGATATCATGAATGTCGATAATGTCAGTATCCTAGCGAAGGCAACGGTTTCAGAGAATGCATCACCAATAAAACCGCAGCCACTACTTAATATCGCGATTGCGATGGTAGTCGGATTAATGATTGGTGTCGGAATAGCCTTCTTAATGGATTATTTGGATAATACAATTAAAACCGAGCAGGATATCGAACGAATCCTCGATTTACCGATAATTGGTGTAATTGGTGTCATTGAAACAAGCAATACACAGATGGAGTCAAGAGCAAGAGCGAAGCGATCAGGAAGAGGTGAACAGCATGGCGCGTAA
- a CDS encoding CpsD/CapB family tyrosine-protein kinase: protein MARKKSKQIGNGNQRKLVTYFEQKSPISEQFRTLRTNIQFSSVDEEMQTIMITSSGPTEGKSTTAANIAVTFAQQGKRTLFIDADLRKPSSHYTFSFTNSVGLTSVLTRQIEFDKALQIVEPLGLHVLTSGPLPPNPAELLSSRAMTDLINQAKEHFDVIIVDTPPVTAVTDAQIIANLCQGVVLVVSSGRTQIDDAIKTKELLLKTGAKILGAVLNNKKMKDNTYYYYGKK, encoded by the coding sequence ATGGCGCGTAAGAAAAGTAAACAGATCGGTAACGGCAATCAAAGGAAGCTTGTCACGTATTTTGAACAAAAATCACCGATTTCGGAGCAGTTTCGTACGCTGAGAACAAATATTCAATTTTCTTCGGTAGACGAGGAAATGCAAACGATTATGATTACATCCTCAGGACCGACTGAGGGAAAATCGACAACTGCTGCCAATATCGCCGTGACTTTTGCTCAGCAGGGAAAAAGGACTTTATTTATAGATGCCGACCTGCGCAAACCCTCTTCGCATTATACGTTCTCATTTACGAACAGTGTAGGATTAACAAGTGTATTAACGAGACAAATAGAGTTTGATAAAGCATTACAAATTGTTGAGCCTTTGGGCTTACATGTACTGACAAGCGGACCGCTCCCGCCAAACCCGGCAGAGTTGCTATCATCAAGAGCGATGACTGATTTAATTAATCAGGCAAAGGAGCACTTTGATGTCATTATTGTTGATACACCGCCAGTGACTGCCGTAACCGATGCGCAAATTATTGCGAATCTTTGCCAGGGAGTCGTTCTAGTAGTAAGCAGCGGACGAACACAGATAGACGATGCTATCAAAACGAAGGAATTATTATTGAAAACTGGGGCTAAAATCCTAGGTGCTGTTCTTAATAACAAAAAAATGAAGGATAATACGTACTATTATTACGGTAAGAAGTAG
- a CDS encoding tyrosine-protein phosphatase: protein MIDIHSHILPGVDDGAQSLKDSIDMARLAVSEGIDTIIATPHHKNGAYENIRTKLLPEIDQLNEHLEKNQIPLKVLPGQEVRVYGELLEDLEQGLIQTINHSSYLLIEFPSNHIPRYASTLFFELQQKGINPILVHPERNMAIVENPNLLYDFVQKGVSTQLTCGSIAGKFGKKIKKVSMDLLSSNLIHFVSSDAHNVSTRQFWMNQALDEIEKQFGLDQIYYFEENAELLISGQTIMREMPQPVRQRKFLGLF from the coding sequence ATGATTGACATACATAGTCATATCCTGCCAGGTGTAGATGATGGTGCACAGAGTTTAAAGGATTCAATAGACATGGCCAGGCTTGCTGTGAGCGAAGGTATCGACACAATCATCGCAACCCCGCATCATAAAAATGGTGCGTACGAAAATATAAGAACAAAACTATTACCCGAGATTGATCAATTAAATGAACATTTGGAGAAAAACCAAATTCCATTAAAGGTTCTCCCCGGCCAAGAGGTCAGGGTGTACGGTGAATTGCTCGAGGATCTGGAGCAGGGTTTGATTCAAACAATAAACCATTCCTCTTATCTCTTGATTGAATTTCCTTCAAATCATATACCAAGGTATGCAAGTACATTATTTTTTGAACTTCAACAAAAAGGTATTAATCCAATTCTGGTTCATCCGGAACGGAATATGGCCATTGTTGAAAATCCAAATCTCCTTTATGACTTTGTCCAAAAGGGCGTCAGCACTCAGCTTACGTGCGGCAGTATTGCAGGTAAGTTTGGGAAGAAAATAAAAAAAGTATCAATGGATTTACTATCTTCTAACTTAATTCATTTTGTGTCATCCGATGCACATAATGTATCAACAAGACAATTTTGGATGAACCAAGCATTAGATGAAATTGAGAAACAATTTGGTTTGGACCAAATCTATTATTTTGAAGAAAATGCAGAGTTACTCATTAGCGGGCAGACAATCATGAGAGAAATGCCGCAGCCAGTCAGACAGCGTAAGTTTTTAGGGTTATTTTAA